TTCAGTCTGTAGGGTCCAAACTGCCGCAAGTTCAAATCAAAGTGCTAGGAAAGggaatatcattaaaaaaagggggggggaagagagagagagagagagagagagagagagaaagtcaagaaataacTGGCTCCTTTCAATAATTCCCTCTTGTAGTCCCCACTTCCGTCTTGCTCTGCACCACCAATGTAGCCAGTAGCCCCTTTTCCAATCTCAGACTCACCTTGGCTGCACTTGCAATATCCACAGCCTCCACAATGTCCACCTGGCGTATCTTTGCCGtgtcctccccatcctccccttccAGAAACCTAGGAGTGAGTATTAGCAGTAAAACTTCCTAATATGAAGTGGGTGTACCAGCGTGAAAATGATAAGGGACCATAAAGCAGGGCCTGGGGAGGCCCACACGAGAGTCCACTTACCCGGGTTCCTCAGCCAGAAGCAGCTCAGAGCGAGCAGCTTTAATGCTTATTTCCTGTTCCTCAGCTTCAGCCACTTCAAGTCGGCTTCGGGTTTTGGATTTCGAATGCGGCAGCTATAATATCGTTGGTGGTGGAGAGGTGAGAGAAGAACTAGACATTATGTAGGATTCCGCGAGAGCCACACAGCCCCCCTCCATCCCCACTCATATACTCTCGGGCTGCaacccttccccactctctggcTGGTCCTCACCTTTTTGGATTTGTCAATGCGACAGAACTTCTGAGCCACCTCCACAGGGACGGGGGCAGGGCCTGGAAATGGATCCTGGGCCTGGGGAAGGAGGTAATAATTAGAAGACAGGCTACGGCTGACCCTCAACCCTCGCACGCGTAAAGTACAAGGCGACTTGCCCCACCACCTTATCAGGTCCCAGGCTCACCCCGGACAAACTCCGCTGAGGCTCCGGATTCCTCCGCTCTCGGGGTTTCTTCGGAAGCTGAAGCTTTCTGGAGAACCGAGACTTTTTTGGGATGTTAGTGTTCTTTGGCCTCTGGTGGCGGAGCTCACGATTCCTTTTCTTGTTACCAGGGGGCCCCGGAGAAGCTCCGGCAGCGGTCAGAGTGGTTTCTTCCTCCCAGTACCTCCGGGGTTTCTACGGGCAGAGCAGGAGCTCTTAACACTCCGCAGCCCGCGCCGCGTCCCGCCCCCCGCGACCCCACAGCTAAAAACTTCTCTTCCACCCCAGGGAGGTCTCTACCTTCTTCTTGGCCTGAAGTCTGTTCTTCTTGGGCGGGACATCTCTGCTCGGTTTGGGGACTGTCTCCATCTAGCCCACCCGAACGACGATCCACGTGCAAAACTCCTCTCAGCTGTCCCACAGTCGGCTTGGAAACTCCCGGAAGTCGGCCGGCCCTCATCCAATCAGCGCCGTACCAGATCTGAAGCCTTCTAAGCGCCATCTTAAATGAGGGCTCTTGCGCGCGCactctcgcgcgcgcgcgctctctctctcttgaggGGCGGGGCTGGCGTTGGCCCAGCCATCTGGAGCAGCAGTTTATGCCCGAGTAATGAATGAAAGGTAGTCTGAGGCTGGGGCCCAAGAAACAATACAGTTTCTCTTTCCGGCTTCGTTTCCCCATTTTGCCTAAACCTTCCCGAGTCCAGTCTTTTTTTGCGGAATACCATTCATTAAACCTGCCCAAACTACAGTTCCCGACATGCGTAGGAGGACAACTTCCGGCACCCTCTTTTCCCAGCATCCTTTGTTTACTTCCAGGTTTAGTAATAGTGAAGGGAGAACGTGAGTAGGGCTGGGTTACGGTTGAGGGGTTTGGGGGTCTTAGCCTCAGCCGCCTCCCCCTGGGACCGGGATAGAGTGGCTCTGCGGGACGGGGAGAGGCTGCGGTGCCCCGGGAGGGTGTCTCTCAACAGTGCTGTCATTTCCGCAGGCCAGGCCAGAAAGGGGAGCTTGAGTACCTCCCAGAGTGAGACCCTGcgcccctctcccgctccccGCAGGCCTTCGTCCCCGCCATGGCTGAGCTAATCCAGAAGAAGCTACAGGGAGAAGTGGAGAAATATCAGCAGCTTCAGAAGGGTAAGGGAGCAGGGTCGGTGTGGCCTCGGCCCAGTCCCTTCACTCACAGTCCAGAGCCAAACCAAGATAATGTTTCTGCCCGAGTCCCTGCGGGCAGCTCCTTCCCCCATCTCAATGCTCTTCCCCACCCACTGACCAGCCGACCCGTCCTTGCCTACTTCCTCAGCTCCATTTTGTTCTCTCCAGCATTGGGGTCAGGCGGCACATTTGATGTTGCTAATCAAACctttcccccccaacccccagactTGAGTAAATCCATGTCAGGGCGGCAGAAGCTTGAGGCGCAACTAACAGAAAATAATATTgtgaaggaggtgagagagggatttgcggggcgggggggggggggggcgaggaggGACCTATACTGGCAGTGATTGATCATTTATGTCCCATCCCTCCACCAGGAACTGGCCCTACTAGATGGGTCCAACGTGGTCTTTAAACTTCTGGGTCCTGTGCTGGTCAAACAGGAGCTGGGAGAGGCTCGCGCCACAGTGGGGAAGAGGCTGGACTATATCACAGCTGAAATGTGAGTCTTTCTTCCACCAGCCTGCAATGCACCCgacagggctgggggagaggtgTTCCAAAACCATTATAGTGTAGCTCCAGAGTACCCCTCTCCCCCCGGTTGTCCAGTTCCTCCAAACCCTCCCCCAGATCTCAAAGTTCCTCCCCATCAATCGCTTCCTTGCTTTCATCACCTTCCTTAGTAAGTCCCATTAATTTCTCCTTATTTGCTtgtctctcttgcctctcttcAGTAAGCGATATGAATCACAGCTCCGCGACCTCGAAAGGCAGTCAGAGCAACAGAGGGAGACCCTGGCTCAGCTGCAGCAGGAGTTCCAGCGGGCCCAGGCAGCCAAGGCAGGCGCTTCTGGGAAGGCCTGACCccgtggtggggggagggggaggggagggaatgagGCAGCTCTAGGGTCTATACTGTAgctaataaaatgtgaaaacaccTGGCTGTTTTCTGACCAGCCACTTCTGTCATAATTGTCTCCCATCCGTCCCCCGGGCCCCTTTCACTTTATATATACACCACCTATATTACTCCCTCAGGTCCCAAATTCTTGTAACTGGAATCTCTCTGTGGCAGAGtaatcctttcttctttcttgagagtAAAATCTGAAATGTCTCAAACCTACTTCTTGCCTATATGTGCAACGCTGAATTCTCCCTTATCTTGGGTGGCAAACCCCTTTAAGAAACACGGGAAGGGCATTTGCATGACAACAGTTGTTGGGAATGTCAGTTCAATTGCCGGACTCACAGTAATCTAAACAGACCGCAGGGTGAAATGTGGTGACCCTCCTTGCTATGATTTCTTGCCATCTTCCAAATAGCCCTGGCATCTCTCATCAGTCTCTTTCTGGAATGTGTTTGAATGTAGCTTAGACGGATTTGAAATCCCAACATGGAATGCTCCAAGTTTAGACAGTATCCACAGagttgttcttctttttctttgtcctaaAATTGTTTCTTACAAATTTTCAACCGGGGGTTGTCCTTCATATGGATCACTTTAATTGGGTGGGTGGTACTTGACATGGGTCTGTGACAACTGCagagaaaaacttaaaagcaaataaaaggacTGGGGTGGAGGGGTTGCTGGGGAGCAATTTCCTCACAAAAACTTGTGAGGAAACCGTTTTCACCAACACCTCACTTTCAGCAATGGGAtagaaatggggagaaaacacTGGCCTCCTTCTTGTTACTTGGCGTCTACCTTCAGCCAACTCTCTACCCCCACTCCCAGCAGCTAGACCATACACACTGCAATGACAAGGGAGTAGAATTTACGTAGTGTTTTGGTTTATTATCTTAGTGTTGTCACAGTGACAGGAAAACCCACAGTAGGAAAAAGAACTCCTACTAGAACCTACTTCTTgccatcccctctccccagggctcaGAGCCTCTaggcttttcttctctccctccttgtaGGCCTTTCCTTGGCCCTTGGCATGCTAGCATGTGGCCAGGAATCAGAAACCGATTCCATTTTCTACCACTAGCTGTGTGCCGCATTCATGGAAAGTAGGGAGCTACACACAGGTATCCAACTTGGTTACCAAGATTACCAGTTCCCCCAAAGCTGAATCCCTCAGCTGTCTGGTAAACCAGTGGCACTTCACTGCCCCAGGGTGGTTGGCCACCTTTCTGGGTTTCTTCCCAGTGCAACATGACTGCCACCATTCAGGATGGCTACCCACATCTGCTATGGCCACCATGAGTTCTGTTGTGCCGGCAGGGCTTCCTCCTCAGAACAGTGCCCGGGCAATCTTCCTCCCTGTGGCCTTGATCCTGGGAAAGgaaccccctcctccctcacttggGGGAGTTCCTGAGGCAGAGGGGCTGCTGGTGAGACCCAGTGTAGCAAGAGAGGGCCTTCGCCGCTGCCGTAGGAGGAAATCGTGCGAAGCTCCATCCATAGCGTAGAAGACGTTAGCCGAGGGTGGGATGGTCAGCTCTGTGTGTTCAGAGAGGGAGTGTCGAGAACAAACATGGTCATTCCCCCCACAACCACCTGGTTGTGGACGCCTTCCCACTGCTGGGCATCCCTCTCTGCCCAAATCGGACTTCCTTCATGGCCTCTCACCTCGCTCCCCTGGTAGCAGCTGCACTAGCTCATACTCCGAAGCCACTGCAGAATCacgattgttttttttaaggacacGACTAATGACACTCGGAGCCTTGTCCTGGCTTGTCACCTGGCAGGACAGAGACCAAAAGGACAATAAATTGGCCATCACCTCTTCTTTCTAGCCTTTCAGTTCTAACCACTGATCCCAACCAAAAATGGTTACCGGTGTCAAACACTTTAGAATGAACAGGGAACCCCTATACGGTGGTTCCCTGT
The sequence above is a segment of the Prionailurus bengalensis isolate Pbe53 chromosome B2, Fcat_Pben_1.1_paternal_pri, whole genome shotgun sequence genome. Coding sequences within it:
- the PFDN6 gene encoding prefoldin subunit 6, which translates into the protein MAELIQKKLQGEVEKYQQLQKDLSKSMSGRQKLEAQLTENNIVKEELALLDGSNVVFKLLGPVLVKQELGEARATVGKRLDYITAEIKRYESQLRDLERQSEQQRETLAQLQQEFQRAQAAKAGASGKA